A region from the Sandaracinus amylolyticus genome encodes:
- a CDS encoding DUF938 domain-containing protein — translation MSDPMRTSPAALRNRAPILDVLRRVLPERGTVLTIAEGTGEHVTFFADAMPALEWQPSDRDPDAIASIAARLADARPSNVRAPIALDVCEEAWPITRADAIVCINMIHASPWESTPGLMRGAARVLDHEGAPLVLYGSYRIGGAHTAPSNEEFDAWLKTRDPRWGVRDLEQVQDVAAQHGLALEQRIAMPANNWILVLRRASRG, via the coding sequence ATGTCGGACCCGATGCGAACTTCGCCGGCCGCGCTGCGCAATCGCGCGCCGATCCTCGACGTGCTGCGGCGCGTGCTGCCCGAGCGCGGGACGGTGCTGACGATCGCGGAGGGCACGGGAGAGCACGTCACGTTCTTCGCGGACGCGATGCCCGCGCTCGAGTGGCAGCCGAGCGATCGGGATCCCGATGCGATCGCGAGCATCGCCGCGCGCCTCGCGGACGCGCGCCCGTCGAACGTCCGCGCGCCGATCGCGCTCGACGTCTGCGAAGAGGCGTGGCCGATCACGCGCGCCGACGCGATCGTGTGCATCAACATGATCCACGCGTCGCCGTGGGAGTCGACGCCGGGGCTGATGCGCGGCGCGGCGCGCGTGCTCGATCACGAGGGGGCCCCGCTCGTGCTCTACGGCTCGTATCGCATCGGCGGAGCGCACACCGCGCCGAGCAACGAGGAGTTCGACGCGTGGCTGAAGACGCGCGATCCGCGCTGGGGCGTGCGCGATCTCGAGCAGGTGCAGGACGTCGCGGCGCAGCACGGGCTCGCGCTGGAGCAGCGGATCGCGATGCCCGCGAACAACTGGATCCTCGTGCTCCGGCGCGCATCGCGAGGCTGA
- a CDS encoding SDR family oxidoreductase, giving the protein MIVLVTGCRSGFGKLIAIGAARAGHTVYAGVRDPSASPELTEGARGLSVIPIALDVTDAAQREEAIARIVREQGRLDALVNNAGVGLAGFQEQVATDELQRLFEVNVVAPHALTRLALPHLRASKGIVINVSSMAGRQALPGLGAYAASKFALEGMTEALRHEMRPFGVRVVLVEPGPYQTDIFGRNRWTARAASEPGPYHAFLKRMESMLASAERRMGDPQEVAELAVRLLSDPRPRLRYALGPGVRARLLARSALPFEVTEAILARVINVRAE; this is encoded by the coding sequence ATGATCGTCCTCGTCACCGGGTGCCGCAGCGGGTTCGGCAAGCTCATCGCGATCGGCGCCGCGCGCGCCGGTCACACCGTCTACGCGGGCGTGCGCGATCCATCCGCGTCGCCCGAGCTCACCGAGGGCGCGCGCGGGCTCTCGGTGATCCCGATCGCGCTCGACGTCACCGACGCGGCCCAGCGCGAGGAAGCGATCGCGCGCATCGTGCGCGAGCAGGGTCGCCTCGACGCGCTGGTGAACAACGCCGGCGTCGGGCTCGCGGGCTTCCAGGAGCAGGTCGCGACCGACGAGCTGCAGCGCCTCTTCGAGGTGAACGTCGTCGCGCCGCACGCGCTCACGCGCCTCGCGCTGCCGCACCTCCGCGCGTCGAAGGGCATCGTGATCAACGTCTCGTCGATGGCGGGACGACAGGCGCTGCCCGGGCTCGGCGCATACGCCGCGTCGAAGTTCGCGCTCGAGGGCATGACCGAAGCGCTGCGCCACGAGATGCGCCCGTTCGGCGTGCGCGTCGTGCTCGTGGAGCCTGGTCCGTACCAAACGGACATCTTCGGGCGCAATCGATGGACCGCGCGCGCCGCGAGCGAGCCGGGCCCGTACCACGCGTTCCTGAAGCGCATGGAGTCGATGCTCGCGAGCGCCGAGCGCCGCATGGGCGATCCCCAGGAGGTCGCGGAGCTCGCGGTGCGCCTATTGAGCGATCCGCGTCCGCGTCTTCGCTACGCGCTCGGCCCGGGCGTGCGCGCGCGCCTGCTCGCGCGCAGCGCGCTGCCGTTCGAAGTGACCGAAGCGATCCTCGCCCGCGTCATCAACGTGCGCGCGGAGTGA